The following proteins come from a genomic window of Gottfriedia acidiceleris:
- a CDS encoding flavin monoamine oxidase family protein, whose amino-acid sequence MTSSPLTTDQMISIIQYGFRKTNFSKKVVIVGAGMAGLTAASLLKDAGHHVTILEANDRIGGRAYTLRAPFSDESYLNAGPLRIPNVHQLTLEYIRKFNLPVNEFINETPNDIIYANGIKTNQVNYKSNPDILNYPVAPNEKGKTSDTLLDHTLQPFINFINQNPLTNWEIVEKRYGNISFGSFLNSYFSIGAVDMIGVLLDFEAFMGMSFLEVLREQVTFKSATKFYEITGGMDLLPKAFLPQLKDSILLNRKLTKIIQNGNSLTIQTTDNKTANQYNMNADLAIIAIPFSLLRFVEIEPFHSISYYKRKAIREINYMSATKIGIEFKSRFWEKYGQFGGMSTTDLPTRLSLYPSTRIGTTGPAVVNASYTWADEALTLSALTEDERILYALRDLAKLWGNQVYSEFVTGTSFSWSQNPFSVGAFTFFEPGQEEELNSYISSPEGRLHFAGEHTSSSHAWIQGAIESGIRAANEVNSIY is encoded by the coding sequence ATGACGAGTTCTCCACTAACAACTGATCAAATGATTTCAATCATTCAATACGGCTTTAGAAAAACTAACTTCTCAAAAAAAGTAGTTATTGTAGGCGCTGGAATGGCCGGTTTGACCGCAGCTTCTTTATTAAAGGATGCAGGACACCATGTCACAATTTTAGAGGCAAATGATCGAATTGGTGGTCGTGCTTATACTTTGCGTGCGCCGTTTAGTGATGAGTCATATTTAAATGCTGGTCCATTACGAATCCCAAATGTCCATCAATTAACGTTAGAGTATATTAGAAAATTCAATTTGCCAGTAAATGAATTTATTAATGAAACCCCAAACGATATCATTTATGCAAATGGAATAAAAACGAATCAAGTTAACTATAAAAGCAATCCAGACATATTAAATTATCCAGTAGCACCAAACGAAAAAGGAAAAACTTCAGATACATTATTGGATCATACATTACAGCCATTTATCAATTTTATTAATCAAAATCCATTAACTAATTGGGAAATAGTCGAAAAAAGGTATGGTAATATCTCATTTGGTTCTTTTTTAAATTCGTACTTTTCAATTGGTGCAGTTGATATGATTGGGGTGCTCCTTGATTTTGAAGCATTTATGGGAATGTCCTTTTTAGAAGTATTAAGGGAACAGGTCACTTTTAAATCAGCCACGAAATTTTATGAAATAACAGGAGGGATGGATCTATTACCAAAAGCGTTTCTTCCTCAATTAAAGGATAGTATACTATTAAATCGAAAACTGACTAAAATTATTCAAAATGGTAATTCTTTAACAATCCAAACAACTGACAATAAAACTGCAAACCAATACAATATGAACGCAGATCTTGCTATCATAGCTATACCATTTTCACTTTTAAGATTTGTGGAAATTGAGCCATTTCATTCAATTTCTTATTACAAGCGAAAAGCAATTCGAGAAATAAACTACATGTCTGCAACAAAAATTGGAATTGAATTTAAAAGTAGATTTTGGGAGAAATATGGTCAATTCGGAGGTATGTCTACAACCGATTTGCCTACTAGACTTTCACTCTATCCTAGTACTAGAATTGGCACCACTGGTCCAGCAGTAGTGAATGCAAGCTATACGTGGGCAGACGAGGCGTTAACATTGAGTGCCTTAACTGAAGATGAGCGCATTCTTTATGCTTTACGGGACTTGGCTAAGCTTTGGGGCAACCAGGTTTATTCTGAATTTGTAACCGGTACGTCCTTTAGCTGGAGTCAAAATCCTTTTTCAGTTGGTGCCTTTACATTTTTTGAACCGGGGCAAGAGGAAGAACTGAATTCTTATATTTCTTCTCCTGAAGGCAGATTGCATTTTGCAGGTGAACATACTTCAAGTTCCCACGCTTGGATTCAAGGTGCTATTGAGTCTGGGATACGGGCAGCTAATGAAGTTAATAGCATATACTAA
- a CDS encoding GNAT family N-acetyltransferase yields the protein MEISIRPVEINDAKALHRICTQENVFPYMIFLPSMRVDMMENRIRNLQANEFEFVAECNGDVVGLVGLVQRTGRRSHVGDLFIATDGNHHNKGIGKALLTKVLDLADHWLMLERVELGVLETNPKAQALYEKFGFKVEGVKRGNIKANGRFVDEIMMCRFRPGGPIQ from the coding sequence ATGGAAATATCGATTAGACCAGTAGAAATAAATGATGCTAAGGCACTTCATCGTATATGCACCCAAGAAAATGTTTTTCCATATATGATATTTCTACCTAGTATGAGAGTAGATATGATGGAAAATAGAATTAGAAACTTACAAGCAAACGAATTTGAATTTGTCGCAGAATGTAATGGAGATGTAGTAGGGTTAGTTGGTTTAGTGCAAAGAACAGGTCGCAGGTCTCATGTAGGGGATTTATTTATCGCAACTGATGGAAATCATCATAATAAAGGAATTGGAAAAGCTTTGCTTACGAAAGTACTAGATTTGGCAGATCATTGGTTAATGCTAGAAAGAGTAGAGCTTGGGGTATTAGAGACCAATCCTAAGGCACAAGCGTTATATGAAAAGTTTGGGTTTAAAGTTGAAGGTGTTAAAAGAGGGAATATAAAAGCTAATGGCCGATTTGTTGATGAAATTATGATGTGCCGATTTAGGCCAGGTGGTCCGATTCAATAA
- a CDS encoding nucleotidyltransferase domain-containing protein, with the protein MSFEQCYKINKRMKNFNKGWYIAGGWTIDLFLEKQTRNHHDIEIAIARKEQLYLKEYLHNWTFNKVIKGEVSTWKNEYLELPIHEIHGKNDKTKDELEVLLNEIELNDWKFRRDQSITCKLDSFYRVTNEGIPYLSPEIVLLYKVKNTREKDHQDKSLRSEHRWKYRLDQ; encoded by the coding sequence ATGTCTTTTGAACAATGCTATAAAATAAATAAACGAATGAAGAATTTTAATAAAGGATGGTATATAGCTGGTGGATGGACAATTGACCTTTTCTTAGAAAAACAAACGAGAAATCACCATGATATTGAAATTGCCATTGCACGTAAGGAGCAACTATATCTTAAAGAATATTTACATAACTGGACGTTTAATAAAGTCATTAAAGGGGAAGTATCAACTTGGAAGAATGAATATTTAGAACTACCTATTCATGAAATACATGGTAAAAATGATAAGACAAAAGATGAATTAGAAGTATTATTAAATGAAATCGAATTAAATGATTGGAAATTTAGAAGAGATCAATCGATTACTTGTAAGCTTGACTCATTTTATCGCGTTACAAATGAAGGGATTCCTTACTTGAGTCCAGAAATTGTGCTTTTATATAAGGTTAAAAATACAAGAGAAAAGGATCATCAGGACAAAAGTCTTAGGAGTGAGCATAGATGGAAATATCGATTAGACCAGTAG
- a CDS encoding helix-turn-helix domain-containing protein, with protein MDYGMMIFHHRKKLGWTQEKLCEGICSVSHLSKIENGTKEAGIETIELLLKKMRVEIDENDSIDEVTGQLKRLWNSIERADYDSSKMLFDELIGKEESINFTNISNDFCITIWRYYIFIEDLKMAKKKWKQLEAKKKKFSQYETIKYLFTLSIYYIKEKRYNDSLLVMDEVQEITPNLEIDFQEYCFYRALVYSFINQTSLSMYFCNKSIPIFLQNNNIKRILDAKMLLSLQLIKSKFLDRAEQFLIEILDSSVILSDKTIHMSALHNLGYLYYHSNQHKKAIKYYQEYLSNIQEGTEEYFLVISNIANNMMIINDYETATELLCKNLSKIKDKNSASYIRMKVLLLEAKKDEANLVTYLREVGLPLWVQTNDHEKLIKYYDVVTDYYEKHESLEKQNMLYKEYNSTLLKIIESRK; from the coding sequence ATGGATTATGGCATGATGATCTTTCATCATCGAAAAAAATTAGGGTGGACCCAGGAGAAATTATGTGAAGGAATATGCTCTGTTTCGCATTTAAGTAAAATTGAAAACGGTACAAAAGAGGCCGGTATAGAAACGATTGAATTGCTTTTAAAAAAGATGCGAGTTGAAATAGATGAAAATGATAGTATCGATGAAGTGACTGGTCAACTTAAACGATTATGGAATTCAATCGAACGAGCTGACTATGATTCTAGTAAAATGCTGTTTGATGAATTGATTGGTAAAGAGGAAAGTATAAATTTTACTAATATATCAAATGATTTTTGTATTACAATATGGAGATATTATATTTTTATTGAAGATCTTAAAATGGCGAAGAAAAAATGGAAACAACTTGAGGCAAAAAAGAAGAAATTTTCCCAATATGAAACGATAAAATATTTGTTTACACTATCAATATATTACATAAAAGAAAAAAGATATAATGACTCACTTCTAGTAATGGATGAAGTACAAGAAATTACGCCAAACCTCGAGATAGATTTCCAGGAATATTGCTTCTATAGAGCTTTAGTTTATAGCTTTATTAATCAGACATCCTTATCGATGTATTTTTGTAATAAATCAATTCCTATTTTTCTACAAAATAATAATATTAAACGAATCCTTGATGCAAAAATGTTACTTTCACTTCAATTAATTAAGAGCAAGTTTTTAGATCGAGCCGAGCAATTCCTAATTGAAATACTAGATTCTTCTGTCATATTAAGTGATAAAACAATACATATGAGTGCTTTACATAATTTAGGCTATTTATACTATCATTCTAATCAACATAAAAAAGCAATAAAGTATTATCAAGAGTATTTATCTAATATACAGGAGGGGACTGAAGAGTATTTTTTAGTCATTTCAAATATAGCGAATAATATGATGATCATAAATGATTACGAGACGGCTACTGAGTTGTTATGTAAGAATCTCTCAAAAATAAAGGATAAAAATAGTGCATCCTATATTCGGATGAAGGTTTTATTACTAGAGGCAAAAAAGGACGAAGCAAATCTAGTTACATATTTACGTGAAGTTGGCTTGCCATTATGGGTTCAAACCAATGATCATGAAAAATTAATCAAATATTATGATGTTGTGACAGATTACTATGAAAAACACGAATCGTTAGAAAAACAAAACATGTTATATAAAGAATACAATAGCACTCTATTAAAAATTATCGAAAGTAGGAAATAA